The following coding sequences lie in one Anomaloglossus baeobatrachus isolate aAnoBae1 chromosome 7, aAnoBae1.hap1, whole genome shotgun sequence genomic window:
- the STX1B gene encoding syntaxin-1B produces MDEFFEQVEEIRGCIEKLSEDVEQVKKQHSAILAAPNPDEKTKQELEDLTADIKKTANKVRSKLKAIEQSIEQEEGLNRSSADLRIRKTQHSTLSRKFVEVMTEYNATQSKYRDRCKDRIQRQLEITGRTTTNEELEDMLESGKLAIFTDDIKMDSQMTKQALNEIETRHNEIIKLETSIRELHDMFVDMAMLVESQGEMIDRIEYNVEHSVDYVERAVSDTKKAVKYQSKARRKKIMIIICCVVLGVVLASSIGGTLGF; encoded by the exons ATGGATGAATTCTTCGAACAG GTGGAGGAGATCCGAGGTTGTATCGAGAAGCTCTCGGAGGATGTGGAACAAGTGAAGAAACAGCATAGCGCCATCTTGGCGGCACCCAATCCTGATGAAA AAACCAAGCAAGAACTGGAGGATCTCACAGCCGACATCAAGAAAACGGCCAACAAAGTGCGCTCTAAGTTGAAAG CCATTGAGCAGAGCATCGAGCAGGAAGAAGGGCTGAACCGCTCCTCAGCCGACCTGCGCATCCGGAAAACACAG CATTCCACTCTGTCTCGTAAATTTGTGGAGGTGATGACAGAATACAACGCAACGCAGTCTAAATACCGAGACCGCTGCAAGGACCGTATCCAGAGACAACTGGAGATCA CTGGCAGAACCACGACCAACGAGGAGCTGGAAGACATGCTGGAGAGCGGGAAGCTGGCCATATTCACAGATGAT ATCAAGATGGACTCTCAGATGACCAAACAAGCTCTGAACGAGATCGAGACGCGACACAACGAGATCATCAAGCTGGAGACCAGCATCCGAGAGCTGCACGACATGTTCGTAGACATGGCTATGCTGGTGGAGAGTCAG GGGGAGATGATAGATCGCATTGAGTACAATGTGGAGCACTCGGTGGACTATGTGGAGCGAGCAGTGTCTGACACCAAGAAAGCTGTGAAATACCAGAGCAAAGCACGAAGG